Proteins from a single region of Desulfobacter postgatei 2ac9:
- the nifU gene encoding Fe-S cluster assembly protein NifU translates to MWNYSEKVMEHFLKPRNVGELEGANAIGETGSLSCGDALKLYLKVDENERIIDASFMTFGCASAVASSSALTEIIKGMTLDDAAKITNEDIADYLGGLPKEKMHCSVMGQAALKKAIANFRGIQILEKPGDIVCECFDVTDLEIIDAIKNNGLENTEDVTNYLKAGGGCGKCLDRIEEIVHKTMASMETSSAAD, encoded by the coding sequence ATGTGGAATTATTCGGAAAAAGTTATGGAACATTTCTTGAAACCAAGGAATGTGGGAGAGCTTGAAGGTGCCAACGCCATTGGAGAAACAGGCTCTTTAAGCTGCGGTGACGCACTCAAACTCTATTTAAAGGTAGACGAGAATGAAAGAATCATTGATGCCTCTTTTATGACCTTTGGCTGTGCGTCTGCCGTGGCCTCATCCTCGGCCTTAACTGAGATCATCAAGGGCATGACCCTGGACGATGCAGCGAAGATAACCAATGAGGACATTGCCGATTACCTGGGCGGACTGCCCAAAGAAAAAATGCACTGCTCGGTCATGGGCCAGGCCGCCTTAAAAAAAGCCATTGCGAATTTCCGCGGAATTCAGATCCTTGAAAAACCGGGAGACATCGTATGCGAATGCTTTGATGTAACAGATCTTGAAATTATTGATGCCATTAAAAACAATGGCCTTGAGAATACGGAGGATGTGACCAATTACCTTAAAGCAGGCGGCGGTTGCGGCAAATGCCTGGATAGAATTGAAGAAATTGTCCACAAAACCATGGCATCCATGGAAACATCTTCGGCAGCAGATTAA
- a CDS encoding TIGR02757 family protein, translating to MKIDVQKLTSKLEQLYSTYNRKQYVDPDPLLFLYNYPDVRDREIAGIIASSLAYGRVAMIMQAVSSVLDKMGPDLRGFVMHADPKNLAAMFQNFKYRFATGDHLSALIMGIQAVIADYGSLGACFTMNHADGTDLSEGLARIRARVLHAGGAGHLLADPGKTSACKRSHLFLRWMVRKDQVDPGGWSNVPAAALTCPVDAHMFKIGHMLGFTKRRSADGVCAAQITEGFRRVSPDDPVKYDFCLTRFGIRDGLDMSELKQFLKGDDYHV from the coding sequence ATGAAAATTGACGTACAAAAACTGACATCAAAGCTGGAGCAGCTTTATTCGACATATAACCGGAAACAGTATGTTGATCCTGATCCACTGTTGTTTCTTTACAACTATCCGGATGTACGGGACCGGGAGATTGCAGGGATTATTGCCTCAAGTCTTGCCTATGGCCGGGTGGCCATGATCATGCAGGCCGTGTCGTCTGTGCTTGATAAGATGGGGCCTGACCTTCGCGGGTTTGTCATGCATGCTGATCCGAAAAACCTCGCCGCCATGTTTCAAAACTTTAAATACAGGTTTGCCACAGGAGATCACTTAAGCGCACTGATCATGGGAATTCAGGCTGTTATTGCCGATTACGGATCCCTGGGTGCCTGTTTTACCATGAATCATGCGGATGGGACAGATCTGTCTGAAGGACTGGCCAGAATCAGAGCACGGGTTTTGCATGCGGGGGGCGCCGGTCATCTTCTGGCTGATCCCGGAAAAACCTCTGCCTGCAAGCGCAGTCACCTGTTTTTAAGGTGGATGGTACGTAAAGATCAGGTGGATCCGGGGGGCTGGTCCAATGTGCCGGCCGCGGCCCTGACCTGTCCTGTAGATGCGCACATGTTTAAAATCGGACATATGCTTGGATTTACAAAACGCCGCAGTGCCGACGGGGTCTGCGCCGCCCAGATCACCGAAGGCTTCAGACGGGTCAGCCCGGATGACCCGGTGAAATATGATTTTTGCCTGACCCGGTTCGGAATCCGAGATGGACTTGATATGTCTGAATTGAAACAGTTTTTAAAGGGCGATGATTATCATGTATAA
- a CDS encoding calcium/sodium antiporter: MEGIVVALPALIFGLTLLVWSADRFVNGSAATARHFGVPPLLIGMVIVGFGTSAPEMLVSALAALENSPGIAIGNAYGSNIANIGLILGISALINPIMFHSNILRKELPILTIVTGLSILLLTDLQISLIDGIILLLFFLGLVLWTLQQGIRQKADTMGMEMERELNSEKKTLGRALLWLVIGLILLIISSRILVWGAVQIATALGVSDIVIGLTVVALGTSLPELASSIISVKKREYDIALGNILGSNLFNTLAVVGIAGVIHPFEIPAEALFRDTAVMTGLTISLFIIGFGFRGRPGRINRVEGLMLLAVYIAYTIYLVCPVLKT, from the coding sequence ATGGAAGGAATTGTTGTTGCTTTACCGGCGTTGATTTTTGGACTGACTCTGCTGGTCTGGAGTGCAGACCGCTTTGTTAACGGGTCTGCGGCCACCGCACGGCATTTCGGCGTACCGCCGCTGCTGATCGGGATGGTGATCGTCGGTTTCGGCACATCAGCCCCGGAAATGCTGGTTTCCGCACTTGCCGCCTTGGAGAACAGTCCTGGTATTGCCATAGGGAATGCCTACGGGTCAAACATTGCCAATATCGGACTGATTTTAGGGATTAGCGCCCTGATTAATCCGATTATGTTTCACTCCAATATATTAAGAAAAGAACTACCCATCCTTACAATCGTCACGGGTCTTTCCATTCTTCTTTTAACAGACCTTCAAATCTCTTTGATTGATGGAATTATCCTGCTATTATTTTTTCTGGGGCTCGTACTCTGGACCCTCCAGCAAGGTATCCGTCAGAAGGCCGATACCATGGGCATGGAAATGGAGCGGGAGCTGAATTCAGAAAAAAAAACTCTGGGCAGGGCTCTCTTATGGCTCGTTATCGGGCTGATTCTTCTGATCATCAGTTCACGGATTCTGGTCTGGGGGGCTGTGCAAATTGCAACGGCTTTAGGTGTCAGCGATATAGTCATCGGCCTTACCGTTGTTGCCCTGGGAACATCTCTTCCGGAACTTGCATCCTCGATCATTTCTGTGAAAAAAAGAGAGTACGATATTGCCCTTGGTAATATTTTAGGGTCCAATCTGTTCAACACATTGGCGGTTGTGGGAATCGCCGGTGTCATTCATCCGTTTGAAATCCCTGCCGAAGCCCTTTTCCGGGACACAGCGGTGATGACGGGATTAACCATATCCCTTTTCATTATCGGATTTGGCTTCAGGGGAAGGCCGGGGCGAATAAACAGGGTAGAGGGGCTTATGCTGTTAGCGGTTTACATCGCTTATACGATTTACCTGGTTTGTCCGGTACTGAAGACGTAA
- the proC gene encoding pyrroline-5-carboxylate reductase — protein sequence MLQDKKIGFIGSGNMGEALVSGLVMSKAAKPENIICSDIFPETLTHIHEKYGVLTTTSNIEVCEKSEIIIYATKPQILGSVLKETAPALDKSKLVISIAAGVPLAAIAAGLKKELRLIRSMPNICAFVKESATAICAGQFVQEGDVEMARAVFDSVGKTVFIQENILMDAFTGLSGSGPAYIFIIVDAMADAGVKMGLSRKDSLFLSTQTVLGAARLLLESREHPGQLKDRVASPGGTAIAGIHTLEQGGLRTTLINAVEAATKRSMELGEMMVKDFIKNAED from the coding sequence ATGCTTCAGGATAAAAAAATCGGCTTCATTGGAAGCGGCAACATGGGAGAAGCCCTGGTCAGCGGACTAGTGATGTCCAAGGCAGCCAAACCGGAAAATATTATCTGCTCGGATATTTTTCCCGAAACGCTCACGCATATTCACGAAAAATATGGCGTGTTGACCACGACCAGCAATATTGAAGTCTGTGAAAAATCAGAAATCATTATCTACGCCACTAAACCCCAGATTCTGGGTTCCGTGCTCAAGGAGACGGCACCAGCTCTGGACAAATCCAAGCTTGTGATCTCCATTGCTGCGGGCGTGCCCTTGGCCGCCATCGCCGCAGGCCTTAAAAAGGAACTGCGCCTGATCAGGTCCATGCCCAATATATGTGCCTTTGTCAAAGAGAGCGCCACAGCGATTTGCGCGGGGCAGTTTGTCCAGGAAGGCGATGTGGAGATGGCCCGGGCGGTTTTTGATTCCGTGGGAAAAACCGTATTTATACAGGAAAACATACTCATGGATGCGTTCACCGGATTAAGCGGGTCAGGCCCGGCCTATATTTTTATCATTGTGGATGCCATGGCTGATGCCGGCGTAAAAATGGGGCTGTCCAGAAAAGATTCTCTGTTTCTATCCACTCAAACCGTGTTGGGTGCGGCACGTCTGCTTCTTGAAAGCCGGGAACACCCGGGCCAGCTCAAAGACAGAGTGGCCTCTCCAGGGGGAACTGCCATTGCCGGTATCCACACCCTGGAGCAGGGCGGGCTTCGCACGACCCTGATCAATGCCGTTGAAGCCGCCACCAAGCGGTCCATGGAACTGGGCGAGATGATGGTGAAGGATTTTATCAAAAACGCAGAAGATTGA